A genomic region of Pirellulales bacterium contains the following coding sequences:
- a CDS encoding RluA family pseudouridine synthase: protein MMAESKKSVLHVSPEGANQTLSAALRRWMPDKSWNEIRQLMRARRVLLDGNLAQDPGYRLKAGQVIKLLEQSLAPPATEQDVRICYRDAEVVVVEKPAGMTSIRHPEEMNWPARRRQLQPTLTELLPRVLARIEAKQAGQNAGRAVRAVHRLDRETSGIMVFARNIKAESFLGRQFREHTIRRLYWAIVAGRVEEQTIDTNLVRDRGDGRRGTASHDEAGKRAVTHVRPLEHLSGFTVVECRLETGRTHQIRIHLADLGHPVCGDKVYGGRGNAKPSSRTAVAPRLALHAGHLGFIHPTSHRLMEFEAAVPEALQQFLARLRASSPGTTRRGNSDAS from the coding sequence ATGATGGCGGAATCGAAAAAATCGGTGCTTCACGTGTCGCCGGAAGGGGCCAACCAGACCCTGTCGGCCGCGCTGCGCCGCTGGATGCCCGACAAGAGCTGGAACGAGATTCGGCAGCTCATGCGGGCCCGCCGTGTACTGTTGGACGGCAATCTCGCCCAGGACCCGGGTTATCGACTCAAAGCGGGGCAGGTTATCAAACTGCTTGAGCAATCGCTTGCGCCGCCGGCCACCGAGCAGGACGTGCGCATTTGCTATCGCGACGCGGAGGTCGTCGTCGTGGAGAAACCGGCGGGCATGACCAGCATTCGACATCCGGAAGAAATGAACTGGCCGGCGCGGCGCCGTCAATTGCAGCCGACATTGACCGAGTTGCTCCCCCGAGTGCTCGCGCGGATCGAAGCGAAACAGGCGGGCCAGAACGCAGGCCGCGCGGTGCGAGCGGTCCATCGCTTGGACCGCGAGACGAGCGGAATAATGGTTTTTGCCCGCAATATCAAGGCCGAGAGCTTTCTAGGCCGGCAATTCCGCGAACATACGATTCGCCGCCTTTACTGGGCGATTGTCGCGGGGCGCGTCGAAGAGCAAACGATCGATACAAACCTGGTACGCGACCGCGGCGATGGTCGACGCGGCACAGCCTCGCATGACGAGGCGGGAAAGCGTGCCGTAACACATGTTCGCCCCCTGGAGCATCTGTCCGGCTTCACGGTTGTCGAGTGCAGGCTCGAAACTGGGCGCACGCATCAGATTCGCATTCACTTGGCAGACCTCGGCCATCCCGTCTGTGGAGACAAAGTCTACGGTGGGCGCGGTAACGCAAAACCCTCGTCACGCACTGCCGTGGCGCCGCGCCTGGCGCTACACGCGGGGCATCTCGGGTTCATTCACCCTACCAGCCATCGGCTAATGGAATTCGAGGCCGCGGTGCCCGAGGCGCTGCAGCAATTCTTGGCACGACTGCGGGCCAGTTCGCCAGGAACAACGCGGCGCGGGAACTCGGACGCCTCTTAA
- a CDS encoding dockerin type I domain-containing protein, whose protein sequence is MIRRRNLPSAALGAVVILFSARMATAVIVAGDYQNTSDATVNITPPASDPGFYNVGATGSASAIYLGNDWVLTASHVTVGATTFSFPDATNSGQIDTATYNIVANSGIILTNPTGANAGTNSDLILYKIDPTSSSFGEPNLPHLLLSSSAPTVGQTVMAIGRGADRADSLTYWDSSRPVWQTTPQASAIHSGYLTTGPHVERWGENTVSTASMQQNMGTTANPIWIQAFSTTFNSGASALANEFQVTLGDSGGAVFTQFGNTWMLSGMIDSIGLQNGQPYSTNGNTNTAAFGDTSILADISFYRDQILSLVPLPGDVNHDGIVNAQDLALVSSNWLATGTGVTGDLNGDGVVNAQDLAIVSSNWTTATSNAPLSGGGQSAGGTNVPEPATALLALLAGLLLWAARRQLSR, encoded by the coding sequence ATGATAAGGCGCCGAAATTTGCCGAGCGCCGCGCTGGGCGCGGTTGTGATCTTGTTCTCGGCGCGCATGGCGACGGCTGTGATCGTGGCTGGCGATTACCAGAACACATCGGACGCGACCGTCAACATCACGCCTCCGGCGAGCGACCCGGGGTTTTATAATGTCGGCGCGACGGGTAGTGCCTCGGCGATTTATCTGGGCAACGACTGGGTACTCACCGCGTCGCACGTGACGGTGGGGGCAACGACTTTTTCTTTCCCCGATGCGACGAATAGCGGGCAGATCGATACTGCGACGTATAACATCGTCGCCAACTCGGGCATCATCTTGACGAACCCGACGGGCGCGAACGCGGGGACCAACAGCGATCTTATTCTGTACAAGATCGACCCCACATCGTCGTCGTTCGGGGAACCGAACCTTCCGCATTTGCTGTTGTCGTCAAGCGCCCCCACGGTCGGGCAAACCGTGATGGCAATCGGCCGCGGTGCTGATCGCGCCGACTCGCTGACGTACTGGGACAGCTCGCGGCCTGTGTGGCAAACAACGCCCCAAGCATCGGCCATCCATTCGGGCTATCTCACGACGGGACCGCATGTCGAGCGGTGGGGCGAGAACACCGTTTCGACCGCAAGTATGCAGCAAAACATGGGAACCACTGCCAATCCGATTTGGATTCAGGCATTTAGCACGACGTTCAATTCCGGCGCTTCGGCGCTGGCCAACGAATTTCAGGTGACTCTCGGAGATTCGGGGGGGGCTGTCTTTACTCAGTTTGGCAACACCTGGATGCTGAGCGGCATGATCGACAGCATCGGGCTGCAAAACGGACAGCCCTACTCGACCAACGGTAATACGAATACGGCCGCCTTTGGTGACACCTCGATTCTGGCGGACATCTCGTTTTATCGGGATCAGATTCTGTCACTTGTTCCGCTACCAGGCGACGTCAATCATGACGGCATCGTCAACGCACAGGACCTGGCGCTGGTGTCCTCGAACTGGCTGGCGACGGGCACGGGCGTGACCGGAGACTTGAACGGCGACGGCGTCGTCAACGCTCAGGACCTGGCGATCGTCTCTTCGAACTGGACCACCGCGACCAGCAATGCCCCATTGTCAGGCGGCGGTCAATCCGCCGGAGGCACGAACGTGCCCGAACCGGCGACGGCGCTTTTGGCCCTGTTGGCCGGTCTGCTCCTCTGGGCCGCGCGGCGGCAATTGTCGCGCTAA
- a CDS encoding sugar phosphate isomerase/epimerase family protein: MRRRTMLAQSGLALGAALSSAVASDQSKAVAAEQISLSAGATETEPFVYGFNTSTIRGQNLPLPEEIDIIARAGFKSVEPWIREVDDYVKQGGALPDLAKRFRDAGLSVDSVIGFFDWIVDDDQRRAKALEEARRNMELVAAIGGTRLAAPPGGATDVAGFDLNKAAQRYGELLALGNKMGVVPQVEVWGFSKTLGTLGEAAHVAINCGQPNACILADVYHLYKGGSQIEGLRLLSGSSMHVFHFNDYPATPPRHEINDAQRVFPGDGVAPLGEILRSLRDIGFRGVLSLELFNREYWNQDALLVARTGYDKMRAAVQKALA; encoded by the coding sequence TTGAGACGTCGTACCATGCTCGCACAAAGCGGTTTGGCCCTCGGAGCTGCCCTGTCGAGCGCCGTGGCAAGCGATCAATCCAAGGCCGTGGCAGCCGAACAGATTTCGCTCTCTGCGGGTGCGACGGAAACCGAGCCGTTCGTCTACGGCTTCAACACCAGCACGATCCGGGGCCAGAATCTGCCCCTGCCCGAGGAGATCGATATCATCGCTCGGGCCGGCTTCAAATCGGTCGAGCCGTGGATTCGCGAGGTCGACGATTATGTAAAGCAAGGCGGCGCGCTTCCCGACTTGGCGAAGCGCTTTCGCGATGCGGGCCTGAGTGTCGACAGCGTGATCGGCTTTTTCGATTGGATCGTCGACGACGACCAGCGCCGGGCCAAGGCGCTCGAAGAAGCGCGGCGCAACATGGAACTCGTGGCCGCGATCGGCGGAACACGGTTGGCCGCGCCACCGGGCGGAGCGACCGACGTGGCAGGGTTCGATTTAAATAAAGCTGCCCAGCGCTATGGCGAGTTGCTGGCCTTAGGAAACAAGATGGGAGTCGTTCCGCAGGTCGAGGTGTGGGGCTTTTCGAAGACTCTGGGCACACTGGGCGAGGCGGCTCACGTCGCGATCAATTGCGGGCAGCCGAACGCCTGCATCTTGGCCGACGTTTATCACCTCTATAAAGGGGGCTCGCAGATCGAAGGGCTGAGGCTGCTATCCGGTTCGTCGATGCACGTCTTTCATTTCAACGATTACCCTGCCACTCCGCCGCGACACGAGATAAACGACGCGCAGCGCGTCTTTCCAGGGGATGGCGTAGCGCCGCTCGGGGAGATCCTGCGAAGTTTGCGGGACATTGGCTTCCGAGGCGTACTGTCGCTCGAGCTATTCAACCGCGAGTATTGGAATCAGGACGCGCTCTTGGTCGCGCGGACCGGATACGACAAGATGCGCGCCGCGGTGCAAAAGGCGCTTGCCTAA
- a CDS encoding MFS transporter, which produces MRDPRIPENAAQPSRVRWQIFGLSCAASWTLYLHRYTFGLIMPTLAQEWDVSLTDLGFMQSAFYSSYVALQVPCGLLVDRVGTHLFLSGIILAWSGVVALHAWAPDRQAMYWVRLLFGVTQAGCYPALGKVTQSWFPLSIRTSLQGWIASFFGRLGGFTANLLFASFMLGILGLDWRTSIVILSGWGLLLGVAVFVVFRDSPAEHPRVNAAELAIIEGNSPADPAAITRSVVDERLVLPWWRSISSRSALNLLFFLLQFFGATFADTIYVVWMPSVLKSVHGLTNIDMGLYASLPLFGGALGGLIGGYVNDFMIRVVGRRWARSFVGGVGNLVAGGLVVLALSFFDSPGAFCGVLFGAKVFSDWAQPTTWGTVTDISGPYAATIFGLGNGVGGLGTVIAAPALGLVAEMYSWHAVFMLIAATYAASSICWLAVNCTIPVFGNAHRT; this is translated from the coding sequence GTGCGCGACCCGCGGATCCCCGAAAACGCCGCGCAGCCGTCACGCGTCCGCTGGCAAATCTTCGGCCTGTCTTGCGCCGCGTCGTGGACCCTGTACCTGCACCGCTATACGTTCGGGCTGATCATGCCCACGTTGGCCCAGGAATGGGACGTCAGCCTGACGGACCTGGGCTTCATGCAGTCGGCGTTCTACAGCAGTTACGTGGCGCTGCAGGTTCCCTGCGGCCTGCTAGTGGATCGCGTGGGAACGCATCTCTTTTTGAGCGGCATCATTCTGGCCTGGTCCGGCGTCGTGGCCCTACACGCTTGGGCGCCCGACCGGCAAGCGATGTACTGGGTGCGCCTGTTGTTCGGTGTCACGCAGGCCGGCTGCTACCCGGCACTCGGGAAAGTGACGCAATCCTGGTTCCCGCTGTCGATCCGTACCTCGCTGCAAGGGTGGATCGCTTCGTTCTTTGGCCGCTTGGGCGGATTCACGGCGAACCTGCTATTCGCCTCGTTCATGTTGGGAATCCTAGGGCTCGATTGGCGCACCAGCATCGTGATCCTGTCCGGCTGGGGCCTGCTGCTGGGCGTGGCGGTGTTTGTCGTCTTTCGCGATTCGCCTGCAGAGCACCCGCGCGTCAATGCTGCCGAACTGGCCATCATCGAAGGAAACTCGCCCGCCGACCCTGCGGCGATAACGCGGTCGGTGGTCGATGAAAGGCTCGTGCTTCCCTGGTGGCGTTCGATCTCGTCGAGGTCGGCGCTGAACCTGCTGTTCTTTCTGCTGCAATTCTTCGGGGCCACGTTTGCTGACACGATCTACGTCGTGTGGATGCCGTCGGTCCTGAAAAGCGTGCATGGGCTCACGAACATCGACATGGGCCTGTACGCTTCGCTACCCCTTTTTGGCGGCGCGCTGGGCGGACTTATCGGCGGCTATGTCAACGATTTCATGATTCGCGTGGTTGGGCGCCGCTGGGCCCGTTCGTTCGTCGGGGGCGTGGGAAACCTGGTGGCCGGCGGTCTGGTGGTCTTGGCCCTGTCTTTCTTCGACTCGCCCGGTGCGTTTTGCGGCGTGTTGTTCGGCGCGAAAGTCTTTAGCGATTGGGCGCAGCCAACGACCTGGGGAACGGTGACCGATATTTCCGGTCCCTACGCCGCCACGATCTTCGGCCTGGGCAACGGCGTCGGCGGTCTGGGGACCGTGATCGCCGCGCCGGCACTGGGGCTGGTTGCCGAGATGTATTCGTGGCATGCCGTCTTCATGCTGATCGCGGCCACTTACGCCGCCAGCAGCATCTGTTGGCTGGCCGTGAATTGTACGATCCCGGTGTTTGGCAACGCCCACCGGACTTGA
- a CDS encoding DUF997 family protein: MNRPALDPVFVSARREAIVAALIWAAATAWSVGYCALFGYGRTPESLTFVLWFPDWIFWGIVAPWLACVVVSMWFAFFFMRDEDLGSNDQDEDADPFQPQERGNGG, from the coding sequence ATGAACCGTCCTGCTCTTGATCCTGTCTTCGTCAGCGCGCGGCGCGAAGCGATCGTGGCGGCATTGATCTGGGCCGCGGCCACGGCCTGGTCGGTCGGCTACTGTGCGCTGTTTGGTTACGGTCGCACGCCGGAATCGCTGACGTTCGTGCTGTGGTTTCCAGATTGGATTTTCTGGGGCATCGTCGCGCCGTGGCTGGCCTGCGTCGTGGTCTCGATGTGGTTCGCGTTTTTCTTCATGCGCGACGAGGATCTAGGAAGCAACGACCAGGACGAAGACGCCGATCCCTTCCAGCCGCAGGAGCGTGGAAATGGGGGATAA
- a CDS encoding sodium:solute symporter, whose protein sequence is MGDNAAQNIAGGPGAGAILALLIVIGISVYLGTLAQRSIKKGQFLKGYFLGNRGLGAWALALTATVQSGGTFMGYPSFVYSHGWVVAVWIGSYMVVPITGFGVLGKRFAQLSRRTGAITIPDLLRIRFGSSAVGLISSLFIILFMSSMMVAQFKAGAIVMKLTLPGAKSLVLSEDDSPPAPTVVTSAENAAGESAAPPKPKFDWDHIIGLTVFSLTVVGYTLIGGFLASVWTDLFQSILMFFGVIILFLLVVPLTGVGSMSQPTLDAVAATGPEYAFGPGYSPEGRQFLPVSLAFSFFVLWIFGGVGSPAGLVRLMASHDTQTIRRSIVLLSIYNTFIYLPLMVICINVRSIFPALDKPDEVIPRLALASTGHIPGGSFISGLILAAPFGAVMATVSTYLVVIASGVVRDVYLQFLRPQAGQMEIRRISQGVMIFFGLLSFALNIYPVKYLQALVVFSTSTIAATLLVPAIMAAYWRRATVPGAITAMFAGSATMLSLFGVGWVRVYQGYDQGLGPDTAFRAFYLLGLEPIVWGLLASTIAGVVVSYLTQPPDEQLVSWLFDRQADQPAQA, encoded by the coding sequence ATGGGGGATAACGCCGCGCAAAACATCGCCGGCGGGCCCGGCGCCGGTGCGATTCTGGCCCTGCTGATCGTGATCGGCATCTCGGTCTATTTGGGAACGCTTGCGCAGCGGTCCATCAAGAAGGGACAATTCCTCAAGGGATATTTCCTCGGCAACCGCGGCTTGGGTGCCTGGGCGCTCGCCTTGACTGCCACAGTGCAAAGCGGCGGAACCTTCATGGGCTATCCGTCGTTCGTCTATTCGCACGGCTGGGTCGTGGCCGTATGGATCGGCAGCTACATGGTCGTTCCGATCACCGGCTTTGGCGTGCTGGGAAAACGATTTGCCCAACTCTCCCGGCGCACCGGCGCGATTACGATACCCGACCTGTTGCGCATTCGCTTCGGCAGTTCGGCCGTGGGATTGATCTCGTCGCTGTTCATCATCCTGTTCATGTCGTCGATGATGGTCGCGCAGTTCAAGGCCGGCGCCATTGTCATGAAGCTGACTCTGCCCGGCGCCAAATCACTGGTGCTGAGCGAGGATGACTCGCCACCTGCCCCGACGGTAGTGACGAGTGCCGAAAACGCTGCCGGCGAGAGCGCCGCGCCGCCGAAGCCGAAATTCGATTGGGACCACATTATCGGCCTGACCGTGTTCTCGCTGACCGTGGTCGGCTACACGCTAATCGGCGGATTCCTGGCCTCGGTCTGGACCGATTTGTTTCAAAGCATCCTGATGTTTTTCGGCGTCATCATCTTGTTCCTGCTGGTCGTGCCGCTGACTGGCGTGGGATCGATGTCGCAGCCCACGCTCGATGCCGTGGCCGCGACGGGACCGGAATACGCGTTTGGGCCGGGCTACTCGCCCGAGGGGCGGCAGTTTCTGCCGGTGAGCTTGGCCTTTTCGTTCTTCGTGCTGTGGATCTTTGGCGGCGTGGGATCGCCGGCGGGGTTGGTGCGGCTGATGGCCTCGCACGATACGCAGACGATTCGCCGCTCGATCGTGTTATTGAGCATCTACAACACGTTCATCTATCTGCCGCTGATGGTGATTTGCATCAATGTGCGGTCGATCTTTCCGGCGCTCGACAAGCCGGACGAGGTCATCCCGCGTTTGGCGCTGGCTTCGACCGGCCATATTCCCGGCGGCTCGTTTATCAGCGGCTTGATCTTGGCGGCGCCGTTTGGTGCTGTCATGGCCACGGTCAGCACCTACCTGGTCGTGATCGCCTCGGGCGTTGTGCGCGACGTTTATTTGCAATTCCTGCGACCACAGGCCGGCCAGATGGAAATCCGCCGTATTTCGCAAGGGGTGATGATTTTCTTCGGCCTGCTTTCGTTCGCATTGAATATCTATCCGGTGAAATACCTGCAAGCGCTCGTGGTCTTTAGCACGTCGACGATCGCCGCCACGTTGTTGGTGCCAGCCATCATGGCCGCCTACTGGCGCCGGGCCACGGTGCCCGGTGCGATCACGGCGATGTTCGCCGGCTCGGCGACCATGCTCTCGCTGTTCGGCGTCGGCTGGGTGCGTGTCTATCAGGGTTACGATCAAGGCCTCGGACCCGATACCGCGTTTCGCGCGTTCTATCTACTGGGCTTGGAGCCGATCGTTTGGGGCTTGCTGGCCTCGACGATCGCCGGAGTGGTGGTGAGTTACCTGACGCAGCCGCCGGACGAGCAACTGGTTTCGTGGCTGTTCGATCGCCAGGCGGATCAGCCGGCGCAGGCGTAA
- a CDS encoding PEP-CTERM sorting domain-containing protein (PEP-CTERM proteins occur, often in large numbers, in the proteomes of bacteria that also encode an exosortase, a predicted intramembrane cysteine proteinase. The presence of a PEP-CTERM domain at a protein's C-terminus predicts cleavage within the sorting domain, followed by covalent anchoring to some some component of the (usually Gram-negative) cell surface. Many PEP-CTERM proteins exhibit an unusual sequence composition that includes large numbers of potential glycosylation sites. Expression of one such protein has been shown restore the ability of a bacterium to form floc, a type of biofilm.) yields the protein MRTISRMTGIAAALSLACFATIAVAGPLPLNPDAIPGFSGTSTVASGLIAGKTLNASIDYAVFAPGQFNAYFGPGADPSNGTQYVYAYELTNTGATANVSRSANLLTVDLLPASLAQNIGYLPVANGNYGTLPSGSSFADSPPSSSRWSFSAPVIGLGGVSQIVLFTSPEPPTRGTAAVVGGGLQATTTVPNYVPTPIPEPSTFVLMAIAGSALALIRRRSKN from the coding sequence ATGCGCACAATTTCTCGAATGACCGGCATTGCCGCCGCGTTATCGCTGGCATGCTTCGCGACTATCGCAGTCGCAGGGCCACTGCCGCTCAATCCCGACGCGATTCCCGGCTTCAGCGGCACGAGCACCGTCGCATCGGGCTTGATCGCCGGTAAGACGTTGAACGCGTCGATTGACTACGCAGTCTTTGCACCGGGTCAGTTCAATGCGTATTTCGGGCCCGGAGCGGACCCCAGCAACGGCACGCAATACGTTTACGCGTATGAACTGACGAATACGGGCGCGACCGCGAATGTCTCGCGAAGTGCGAATTTGCTCACTGTCGATTTGCTCCCCGCGTCGTTGGCGCAAAACATCGGGTATCTGCCCGTGGCCAACGGTAACTATGGCACGCTGCCCAGCGGCAGCTCGTTCGCCGACTCTCCTCCCAGTTCGTCACGCTGGTCCTTCAGTGCCCCCGTCATCGGCCTGGGTGGTGTATCGCAAATCGTTCTATTCACCAGCCCCGAGCCGCCAACACGTGGTACGGCCGCGGTAGTCGGCGGTGGATTGCAAGCCACGACGACGGTGCCGAACTACGTGCCGACACCGATCCCCGAGCCTTCGACGTTCGTGCTGATGGCAATCGCCGGTTCGGCATTGGCGTTGATCCGCCGTCGCTCGAAGAACTAA
- a CDS encoding PEP-CTERM sorting domain-containing protein: protein MESATWLKHAAYGAALLTLLFASSASATPVPLDHGSIPYVGTVNSSGNSLQGSIEYWVFSPNTFPYSGYSPSTSDYVYMYQLHESNAANASPISSLSIGFSATTVTNQGQTADPALGAGLTASDLGTVGQQSAILTDPSDTAPSSVYWFFHSIIQPGGNSYGLVFESPYSPALGSFALSDHGSSAGTSADPATLIPVPGNTNVPEPSTIMLGLLAAAGMIPVARRRMRVR from the coding sequence ATGGAATCGGCAACTTGGTTGAAGCACGCAGCATATGGTGCTGCGCTCCTTACCCTTCTCTTCGCTTCATCGGCTTCGGCCACTCCGGTCCCTCTCGACCACGGATCGATCCCCTATGTCGGGACGGTCAACAGCTCCGGCAATTCGCTGCAGGGCAGCATCGAGTACTGGGTCTTTTCACCCAATACCTTCCCGTACAGTGGCTACTCACCGTCGACGTCTGATTACGTCTACATGTATCAGTTGCATGAGAGTAACGCGGCGAACGCCTCGCCAATTTCGTCGTTGTCGATCGGCTTCAGTGCCACGACCGTCACCAATCAAGGACAGACCGCGGATCCCGCTCTCGGCGCCGGCTTGACCGCTTCTGACCTGGGTACAGTGGGTCAGCAAAGCGCAATCCTGACGGACCCGTCCGATACGGCTCCCAGCTCGGTCTACTGGTTCTTCCATTCGATCATTCAACCGGGCGGAAATTCGTACGGACTGGTTTTCGAGAGCCCCTACTCGCCAGCCCTGGGATCGTTCGCCCTGTCGGACCACGGCTCGTCCGCTGGTACGTCGGCCGATCCAGCCACGTTGATCCCGGTGCCAGGCAATACGAACGTGCCCGAGCCCTCGACCATCATGCTGGGCTTGCTGGCCGCTGCTGGAATGATTCCGGTCGCTCGCAGGCGGATGCGTGTTCGCTAG
- a CDS encoding alpha/beta fold hydrolase: protein MMRLIFVVLSMTVISFSLGMAFAEEPAYTDHARLLVFRDAQGEEQPVKNAQDWGIRRRHILDGMQEAMGPLPNREALPPLDITVRDEVAEERGVRRQTITFASGDGDRITAYLYLPPVSKATRRPGILALHQTSTIGKGEVAGYGKSKNQAYATELAARGYVVIAPDYPSFGDSQDYDFKSDKYVSGTMKGIFNHMRAVDFLAAREDVDPDRLGVIGHSLGGHNAMFVGVFDPRLKVIVSSCGWTPFHDYYRGNLTGWTSDRYMPRLRDDYSLDPDRVPFDFYEVVAALAPRGFFSNSPLRDNNFEVAGVRKAIAEAEKVYELLAAGDRLQVRYPDCEHDFPPEVRREAYQFIDKILAHSPTADVPVIGQAVK, encoded by the coding sequence ATGATGCGGCTGATCTTTGTTGTCCTTTCCATGACGGTCATCTCCTTCTCCCTCGGGATGGCCTTCGCCGAGGAACCGGCTTACACGGACCACGCACGATTGCTCGTCTTTCGCGATGCTCAGGGCGAGGAACAGCCCGTGAAGAACGCGCAAGATTGGGGCATCCGACGGCGTCATATCCTGGACGGCATGCAAGAGGCGATGGGGCCATTGCCCAACCGCGAGGCGCTGCCGCCCCTGGATATTACGGTGCGCGACGAGGTCGCCGAGGAGCGGGGCGTGCGCCGGCAAACAATCACGTTCGCCAGCGGCGACGGTGATCGCATCACGGCGTACCTTTATCTCCCACCGGTTTCAAAAGCGACGCGCCGGCCGGGCATCCTGGCACTGCACCAGACGTCGACGATCGGCAAGGGAGAGGTAGCCGGTTACGGCAAATCGAAGAATCAGGCCTATGCGACCGAACTGGCCGCGCGCGGTTACGTCGTGATCGCGCCGGACTATCCCTCGTTCGGCGATTCGCAGGATTACGACTTCAAGAGCGACAAATACGTCTCAGGCACCATGAAAGGGATCTTCAACCACATGCGGGCGGTCGATTTTCTGGCCGCGCGGGAGGACGTCGATCCTGATCGCTTGGGCGTGATCGGGCATTCGCTCGGTGGGCACAATGCAATGTTCGTGGGGGTCTTCGATCCACGGTTGAAGGTGATCGTCTCGAGCTGTGGTTGGACGCCGTTTCACGATTATTACCGGGGCAACCTCACCGGCTGGACCAGCGACCGGTACATGCCGCGGCTGCGCGACGATTACAGCCTCGACCCGGACCGGGTGCCTTTCGATTTTTACGAGGTCGTGGCGGCACTCGCCCCGCGGGGTTTTTTTTCGAATTCCCCGCTGCGCGACAACAATTTCGAGGTCGCGGGCGTGCGAAAAGCAATCGCGGAAGCGGAAAAAGTGTACGAATTGCTCGCGGCCGGCGATCGATTGCAAGTCCGCTATCCCGATTGCGAACATGACTTTCCGCCCGAAGTGCGCCGCGAGGCTTACCAGTTCATCGATAAGATCCTCGCCCACAGCCCGACCGCGGATGTGCCGGTAATCGGGCAGGCGGTCAAGTAG